In Monodelphis domestica isolate mMonDom1 chromosome 4, mMonDom1.pri, whole genome shotgun sequence, one DNA window encodes the following:
- the LOC100020259 gene encoding olfactory receptor 51A7-like yields the protein MSAFNTSEIQISTFLLIGIPGLEHVHIWISIPICLIYIIATIGNCIILLLIKTESSLHEPMYYFLSMLAISDLGLTLSSLPTMLRIFLFNATRISIDACIAQEFFIHTFTAMESSVLLIMSFDRFIAIRNPLRYSSILTNITIIKIGLIFAIRCLLLILPFPITLKRLRYCNRNLLSHSYCLHQDIMRLACSDNRVNVIYGFFVALIGMLDLAIIAMSYILILKTVLGIASHQEQLKALSTCISHICAVLIFYVPIVTLAIVHRFAKHGSPLIRILIADILVLIPPLMNPIVYCVKTRQIREKVLGKLCLKKA from the coding sequence ATGTCAGCTTTTAACACATCTGAGATCCAGATATCTACCTTCCTCCTAATTGGGATCCCAGGGCTGGAGCATGTCCACATCTGGATATCCATACCCATTTGCCTCATATACATTATTGCCACTATAGGAAATTGTATCATCCTCCTTCTAATCAAGACGGAATCCTCACTTCATGAGCCTATGTACTACTTTCTCTCTATGCTAGCCATATCTGACCTTGGGTTAACCCTCTCTTCCTTACCTACCATGTTgagaatttttttattcaatgCTACAAGAATCTCCATTGATGCCTGTATTGCCCAAGAGTTCTTCATTCACACCTTCACTGCCATGGAATCTTCAGTCCTTCTCATAATGTCTTTTGACCGTTTCATAGCCATCCGCAATCCCCTAAGATATAGCTCCATCCTTACCAATATTACAATCATTAAAATTGGTTTGATCTTTGCTATTAGATGCCTTTTATTAATACTCCCATTTCCTATCACACTAAAGAGATTGAGATATTGCAATAGAAACCTCCTCTCTCATTCCTATTGCCTCCACCAGGATATTATGAGACTGGCCTGCTCTGATAACAGGGTCAATGTCATCTATGGCTTTTTTGTTGCTCTGATAGGCATGTTAGACTTAGCAATAATTGCCATGTCCTACATTCTGATCCTGAAGACAGTTTTGGGTATTGCATCTCATCAAGAGCAATTGAAAGCCCTCAGCACCTGCATCTCCCATATCTGTGCCGTACTCATTTTCTATGTGCCCATTGTCACTCTGGCTATTGTACACCGCTTTGCCAAACATGGGTCCCCACTTATTAGAATACTCATTGCTGATATCCTTGTTTTGATTCCTCCACTGATGAACCCTATTGTGTACTGTGTGAAGACACGTCAAATCCGAGAGAAGGTCCTGGGGAAACTGTGTCTGAAAAAGGCCTGA